The following are encoded together in the Azospirillum lipoferum 4B genome:
- a CDS encoding AraC family transcriptional regulator has product MDQQSALLETPAAHGDFARLWREARFDGMECLNARFQRHIYAPHTHETYVVGVITAGTELYRCRGAERVARAGQVVVLDPEILHDGRPAEDGYAYRMFYPSVALFEQAMADALGRPVTPHFAATELDDPELFQLLRGLHHGLEGPHREPLRTDTDALRAFTALALRHGDLTARPREAGQEPAAVRRAREYLDAHLDSAVELADLAEAAGLSRFHLLRVFRAAVGTTPHGYLTDRRVAQAKRMLIGPLPLADVALACGFCDQAHFNRVFKGRVGVSPGQYRRGSNPIQDAPAAAV; this is encoded by the coding sequence ATGGACCAGCAATCCGCACTGTTGGAGACTCCGGCGGCCCACGGCGACTTCGCCCGGCTGTGGCGGGAAGCGCGCTTCGACGGCATGGAGTGCCTGAACGCCCGTTTCCAGCGCCACATCTATGCGCCGCACACGCATGAGACCTATGTGGTCGGCGTCATCACCGCCGGAACCGAGTTGTATCGCTGCCGCGGTGCCGAACGGGTGGCGCGGGCCGGGCAGGTCGTGGTGCTCGACCCGGAGATTCTGCACGACGGCCGCCCGGCCGAGGACGGCTATGCCTACCGCATGTTCTACCCGTCGGTGGCCCTGTTCGAGCAGGCGATGGCCGACGCGCTCGGCCGCCCCGTCACGCCGCATTTCGCCGCGACCGAACTCGACGACCCGGAACTGTTCCAGCTGTTGCGCGGCCTGCACCACGGGCTGGAGGGGCCACATCGCGAACCCTTGCGCACCGACACCGACGCACTGCGCGCCTTCACCGCGCTGGCCCTGCGCCATGGCGACCTGACCGCCCGCCCGCGCGAGGCGGGGCAGGAACCGGCAGCCGTTCGCCGCGCGCGGGAGTATCTGGACGCCCATCTTGACAGTGCGGTGGAACTGGCCGATCTCGCCGAGGCGGCGGGGCTCAGCCGCTTCCATCTGCTGCGCGTCTTCCGCGCGGCGGTGGGAACGACCCCGCACGGCTATCTGACCGACCGCCGGGTCGCGCAAGCCAAGCGGATGCTGATCGGGCCGCTGCCGCTGGCCGATGTGGCGCTGGCCTGCGGCTTCTGCGATCAGGCGCATTTCAACCGGGTGTTCAAGGGCCGGGTCGGCGTCTCCCCCGGCCAATACCGGCGCGGCAGCAATCCCATCCAAGACGCGCCCGCCGCCGCCGTCTAG
- a CDS encoding tetratricopeptide repeat protein, which yields MASVQEALRVAIDHHGAGRLREAETLYGRILAAAPATHAASHLLGMLLAQTGRLQDAAPRIAAAVRAQPDIADYHRDLGKIYLALGLPAEAMVGQRRAAALRPEDAAALALLGVAAQMTGDTGAAIDALGRALRLDPQDGETRQRLALLLELRGIHRLERGRAEEAVADLSRLIDVEPPTAERLFQLGNALSRAGRAEDALACYRHALALQPDHVGALFNLGVLTRRAAGLDLAALERAAAIMGWAVALAPDFLDARENLAILLFQSYREAEALAQGDRLLAMKARIAAQEGAALALQRLRDRPAAPEGRIRDVVAFSLWGTADIYRHGAVENARLVRSVYPGWTCRIYHDDSVPPEILAELDALGAERVVMPPGSGPVSGLYWRFLASDDPTVRRFVCRDCDSRVGPRERAAVEAWIASGKPFHVMRDHPLHSELMLAGMWGGVAGLLPPLEPLTASFAAAEADRWQDQRFLRSHLWPLIADACLVHDSHQPGHGVPFPDHPGDPAEHAVGRRVG from the coding sequence ATGGCCTCGGTTCAGGAAGCCTTGCGGGTCGCAATCGACCATCACGGGGCCGGGCGGCTGCGGGAGGCGGAAACCCTCTATGGCCGCATCCTCGCCGCCGCTCCCGCAACGCATGCCGCGTCCCATCTGCTGGGCATGCTGCTGGCACAGACCGGCCGCCTGCAGGACGCGGCGCCGCGGATCGCCGCGGCGGTTCGCGCCCAGCCGGACATCGCCGATTACCACCGCGACCTCGGCAAGATCTATCTGGCGCTCGGGCTTCCGGCGGAGGCCATGGTCGGCCAGCGCCGCGCCGCCGCCCTGCGGCCAGAAGACGCGGCGGCGCTGGCTCTGCTCGGCGTGGCGGCGCAGATGACGGGCGACACCGGCGCCGCCATCGACGCGCTGGGCCGGGCCCTGAGGCTCGACCCGCAGGACGGCGAGACCCGGCAACGGCTGGCCCTGCTTCTGGAGTTGCGCGGCATCCACCGGCTGGAACGGGGCCGGGCGGAGGAGGCGGTCGCCGACCTGTCGCGCCTGATAGATGTGGAGCCGCCGACGGCGGAGCGGCTGTTCCAACTCGGCAACGCCCTCTCCCGCGCCGGACGGGCGGAGGATGCGCTGGCTTGCTACCGGCATGCGCTGGCGCTGCAGCCCGACCATGTCGGGGCGCTCTTCAACCTCGGCGTCCTGACCCGGCGGGCAGCGGGCCTGGATCTGGCGGCGCTGGAGCGGGCGGCTGCCATCATGGGCTGGGCGGTGGCGCTGGCGCCCGATTTTCTCGACGCGCGCGAGAACCTCGCCATCCTTCTCTTCCAGTCCTACCGGGAGGCGGAGGCGCTGGCCCAGGGCGACAGGCTCCTCGCGATGAAGGCGCGGATCGCGGCGCAGGAGGGCGCGGCGCTTGCCCTGCAGCGGCTTCGCGACCGTCCCGCCGCCCCGGAGGGACGAATCCGCGACGTGGTGGCCTTCAGCCTGTGGGGGACGGCCGACATCTACCGCCACGGCGCGGTGGAGAATGCCCGGCTGGTGCGGTCGGTCTATCCCGGCTGGACCTGCCGGATCTACCACGACGACAGCGTGCCGCCGGAGATTCTGGCGGAGCTGGATGCGCTGGGGGCGGAACGGGTGGTCATGCCGCCCGGCAGCGGTCCGGTCAGCGGCCTCTATTGGCGCTTCCTGGCCTCCGACGATCCGACCGTCCGCCGTTTCGTCTGCCGTGACTGCGATTCGCGGGTCGGTCCGCGCGAGCGAGCGGCGGTCGAGGCATGGATCGCCTCCGGCAAGCCCTTCCACGTCATGCGCGACCACCCGCTGCACAGCGAACTGATGCTGGCCGGCATGTGGGGCGGGGTTGCCGGGCTGCTGCCGCCGCTGGAACCGTTGACCGCAAGCTTCGCCGCGGCGGAGGCCGACCGCTGGCAGGACCAGCGCTTTCTCCGTTCCCACCTGTGGCCGCTGATCGCCGATGCCTGTCTGGTCCATGACAGCCACCAGCCCGGCCATGGCGTCCCGTTCCCCGACCATCCCGGCGACCCGGCGGAACATGCCGTCGGCCGGCGCGTGGGGTAG
- a CDS encoding DUF4405 domain-containing protein, producing the protein MTVSKTMTRDVVTPVTIVTFVVSTVTGIMLLLHWNTGLVRFSHEWLSVVFSAIALWHLVKNWRAFVGYLKRYAAQAAFVASIVVSVVFTGMTGTTGGGGVNPGAVFGALSSATLEAAAPALGLPADKAVEVLKAANIEAAPGETLTAIGERAGKTGAAVASLLAAKRPL; encoded by the coding sequence ATGACCGTTTCCAAGACCATGACCCGCGACGTGGTCACCCCCGTCACCATCGTCACCTTCGTCGTGTCCACCGTGACCGGCATCATGCTGCTGCTGCACTGGAACACCGGGCTGGTGCGCTTCTCCCACGAATGGCTGAGCGTGGTGTTTTCCGCCATCGCGCTCTGGCATCTGGTGAAGAACTGGCGCGCCTTCGTCGGCTATCTGAAGCGGTACGCCGCCCAAGCCGCCTTCGTCGCCAGCATCGTCGTGTCGGTGGTCTTCACCGGCATGACCGGCACCACCGGCGGCGGCGGCGTCAATCCGGGCGCGGTGTTCGGCGCGCTGTCGAGCGCCACGCTCGAAGCGGCGGCGCCGGCGCTGGGGCTGCCCGCCGACAAGGCGGTGGAGGTGCTGAAGGCCGCCAACATCGAAGCTGCACCGGGCGAGACGCTGACCGCCATCGGCGAACGCGCCGGCAAGACCGGGGCGGCGGTCGCCAGCCTGCTGGCTGCCAAACGGCCGCTCTGA
- a CDS encoding DEAD/DEAH box helicase, with protein MSLFDALPRGPSGGAAVPFAQEDLTRVFDAKTLQRGRTLMMTGAVTLGPPGGDRIKAEVSDLGRRLGVTVYPVQGKRGVVLDRSCTCGRNACAHMAAAAMLALESRPEWRRASLFDVADVKAPIAPPPPPPPVPAVAPPSPPAPKPPLSLVRAPVPPPIRNVAPPPPSPTAPKPEPVRSLRWTLEPGQGDVACYILAEFVAEGSADSSPATPRDVLAKAPRSLDGDADRAIARLLGGGGTERTPVAKSRGEAVDRLLRRLLSTGRLRWRDGTPLAEAPGRTVRTFRDPATRKLRPTGLPERSVLVKGQSYWCVDSATGTVFPVDLQVVEVPKAKPVPPAPVPPPVPSKSTPSRLFGPSRGNVASMPRITAPPPMPGSNFRDNAIPGVRSGAADAAAIVERSPRIIARLGRVVTPADGLVDVLRLSFDYGEAGRPVEIEPDDQRQFARYEDEFGDVTFVRRDKADEQAALDRLSGLGFAQARIEPPKGALNARGARVHWLTGRDVEERWQHFLATEVPALTKAGWIMEVGADFGTKVIEPGAEVEVAVRDAGDGWFDLDVGVEIDGVRQPLLPILARLVEKGGLSTTRIIDGRAHIVLDDGNVLALPAERIERLLSVLEAMLDSGRSSGDRLKVPLAEADSLLDIDDLIARRGDETAQIDGYLQRLRADEMPGDMAPPPGFRGELRDYQRGGLAWMQSLRANNVAGILADDMGLGKTAQTLAHIAMEEHEGRLTEPCMVVVPTSLVPNWVAESERFTPHLRVVVLHGVDRHGKLAELDRAHIVVTTYGVVARDIDLLKRLTWHMIVLDEAQAIKNPDGKATRAVAALPARHRLCLSGTPVENNLGELWSQFAFLMPGLLGDRKEFGKRYRVPIEKRGDNTRANLLMRRIRPFLLRRTKEAVAKELPPKTEVVVRIDLDRDQRDLYETIRLSVNETVRAALAASGKGLGQNAIAVIDALLKLRQVCCDPRLLKSLGGVGGGKGRHSAKLAALTEMVKEMVPEGRRILIFSQFTTMLDLIKLELEKAAVPYVELTGRTLDRAEPVNRFQNREVPVFLISLKAGGRGLNLTAADTVIHYDPWWNPAAEDQATDRAYRIGQDKPVFVYKLIAANTVEERILDLQRRKGSLSAATIEGKGLVSALDGGDIDYLLGDGEEE; from the coding sequence ATGTCGCTATTCGATGCCCTGCCGCGTGGCCCTTCGGGTGGCGCCGCCGTCCCCTTCGCCCAGGAGGACCTGACGCGCGTCTTCGATGCCAAGACGCTGCAACGCGGCCGCACGCTGATGATGACCGGTGCGGTGACGCTGGGCCCCCCCGGCGGCGACCGGATCAAGGCGGAGGTCAGCGACCTCGGCCGCCGGCTGGGGGTGACGGTGTACCCGGTGCAGGGCAAGCGCGGCGTCGTGCTCGACCGCAGCTGCACCTGCGGCCGCAACGCTTGCGCCCATATGGCGGCGGCGGCGATGCTGGCGCTGGAAAGCCGCCCGGAATGGCGCCGTGCCTCGCTGTTCGACGTCGCCGACGTGAAGGCGCCGATCGCGCCACCCCCGCCTCCTCCTCCAGTTCCTGCTGTCGCACCCCCGTCTCCTCCCGCACCCAAACCGCCGCTGTCGCTGGTCCGCGCGCCGGTCCCGCCGCCGATCCGCAACGTCGCGCCTCCTCCCCCTTCGCCGACCGCGCCGAAGCCCGAGCCGGTGCGCAGCCTGCGCTGGACGCTGGAGCCGGGGCAGGGCGACGTCGCCTGCTACATCCTGGCGGAGTTCGTGGCGGAGGGATCGGCCGACAGCAGCCCCGCCACCCCGCGCGACGTGTTGGCGAAGGCGCCGCGCTCGCTCGACGGCGACGCCGACCGTGCCATCGCCCGCCTGCTCGGCGGCGGCGGGACCGAGCGCACCCCCGTCGCCAAGAGCCGGGGGGAGGCGGTGGACCGCCTGCTGCGCCGCCTGCTTTCCACCGGGCGGCTGCGCTGGCGCGACGGCACCCCGCTGGCCGAGGCGCCGGGCCGCACCGTCCGCACCTTCCGCGATCCCGCCACCCGCAAGCTGCGCCCCACCGGCCTGCCCGAACGCAGCGTGCTGGTGAAGGGCCAGTCCTATTGGTGCGTCGACAGCGCCACCGGCACCGTCTTCCCGGTCGATCTCCAGGTGGTGGAGGTGCCGAAGGCCAAGCCGGTGCCGCCCGCGCCGGTCCCGCCGCCGGTTCCGTCCAAATCGACGCCGTCCCGCCTGTTCGGCCCGTCGCGCGGCAATGTCGCGTCGATGCCGCGCATCACAGCGCCGCCGCCGATGCCGGGTTCCAACTTCCGCGACAACGCCATTCCCGGCGTGCGCAGCGGCGCCGCCGACGCCGCGGCCATCGTCGAGCGGTCGCCGCGCATCATCGCGCGGCTGGGCCGGGTGGTGACGCCGGCCGACGGGCTGGTCGACGTGCTGCGCCTGTCCTTCGACTATGGCGAAGCCGGCCGCCCGGTTGAGATCGAGCCCGACGACCAGCGCCAGTTCGCCCGCTACGAGGACGAGTTCGGCGACGTCACCTTCGTCCGCCGCGACAAGGCCGACGAGCAGGCGGCGCTGGACCGTCTGTCCGGCCTCGGCTTCGCCCAGGCGCGGATCGAGCCGCCGAAGGGCGCGCTCAACGCCCGCGGTGCGCGGGTCCACTGGCTGACCGGCCGCGACGTGGAGGAGCGCTGGCAGCATTTCCTCGCCACCGAGGTCCCGGCCCTGACCAAGGCCGGCTGGATCATGGAGGTCGGCGCCGATTTCGGCACCAAGGTGATCGAGCCGGGGGCCGAGGTGGAGGTCGCGGTGCGCGACGCCGGCGACGGCTGGTTCGACCTGGATGTCGGCGTCGAGATCGACGGCGTGCGCCAGCCGCTGCTGCCCATCCTCGCCCGGCTGGTGGAGAAGGGCGGCCTGTCGACCACCCGCATCATCGACGGCCGCGCCCATATCGTGCTGGACGACGGCAACGTCCTGGCCCTGCCGGCCGAGCGCATCGAGCGGCTGCTCAGCGTTCTGGAAGCCATGCTGGACAGCGGGCGCAGCAGCGGCGACCGGCTGAAGGTGCCGCTGGCCGAGGCCGATTCCCTGCTGGACATCGACGACCTGATCGCCCGGCGCGGCGACGAGACGGCGCAGATCGACGGCTATCTCCAGCGCCTGCGCGCCGACGAGATGCCCGGCGACATGGCGCCGCCGCCGGGCTTCCGGGGCGAGCTGCGCGACTACCAGCGCGGCGGCCTCGCCTGGATGCAGAGCCTGCGCGCCAACAACGTCGCCGGCATCCTGGCCGACGACATGGGGCTGGGCAAGACCGCCCAGACGCTGGCCCACATCGCGATGGAGGAGCATGAGGGCCGGCTGACCGAGCCCTGCATGGTGGTGGTGCCGACCAGCCTCGTGCCCAACTGGGTGGCGGAATCGGAACGCTTCACTCCCCACCTGCGGGTGGTGGTGCTGCATGGCGTCGACCGCCACGGCAAGCTGGCCGAGCTCGACCGTGCCCACATCGTGGTGACCACCTATGGCGTGGTGGCGCGCGACATCGACCTGCTGAAGCGGCTGACCTGGCACATGATCGTTCTGGACGAAGCGCAGGCGATCAAGAATCCCGACGGCAAGGCGACCCGCGCGGTGGCGGCGCTGCCCGCCCGGCACCGGCTCTGCCTGTCCGGCACGCCGGTGGAGAACAATCTGGGCGAGCTGTGGAGCCAGTTCGCCTTCCTGATGCCCGGCCTGCTGGGCGACCGCAAGGAGTTCGGCAAGCGCTACCGCGTGCCCATCGAAAAGCGCGGCGACAACACCCGCGCCAACCTGCTGATGCGCCGCATCCGCCCCTTCCTGCTCCGCCGCACCAAGGAGGCGGTGGCGAAGGAGCTGCCGCCGAAGACCGAGGTGGTGGTGCGCATCGACCTCGACCGCGACCAGCGCGACCTCTACGAGACCATCCGCCTGTCGGTGAACGAGACGGTGCGCGCGGCGCTGGCCGCCAGCGGCAAGGGGCTGGGCCAGAACGCCATCGCGGTGATCGACGCGCTGTTGAAGCTGCGTCAGGTCTGCTGCGACCCGCGCCTGTTGAAATCGCTGGGCGGGGTCGGTGGCGGCAAGGGGCGCCACAGCGCCAAGCTGGCCGCCCTGACCGAGATGGTGAAGGAGATGGTGCCGGAAGGCCGCCGCATCCTGATCTTCTCGCAGTTCACCACCATGCTCGACCTGATCAAGCTGGAGTTGGAGAAGGCGGCGGTTCCCTATGTCGAGCTGACCGGCCGCACGCTGGACCGCGCCGAGCCGGTGAACCGCTTCCAGAACCGCGAGGTTCCGGTCTTCCTCATCAGCCTGAAGGCCGGCGGCCGCGGCCTGAACCTGACCGCCGCCGACACGGTGATCCATTACGATCCCTGGTGGAACCCCGCCGCCGAGGATCAGGCGACCGACCGCGCCTATCGCATCGGCCAGGACAAGCCGGTCTTCGTCTACAAACTGATCGCCGCCAACACGGTGGAGGAACGCATCCTCGACCTGCAGCGCCGCAAGGGCAGCCTGTCCGCCGCCACCATCGAGGGCAAGGGGCTGGTCAGCGCTCTCGACGGTGGCGACATCGATTATCTGCTCGGCGACGGCGAGGAGGAGTAG
- a CDS encoding phosphatase PAP2 family protein — MFATASGAITHLGSSSLLVPLSALYATALWRHHSAPLALRWLLALSLCLGAMVVLKLVGHGCGLPDFPLFPSLFAGDRFVSPSGHAAFAAVFYGSVAALAARNAGSVWLRVGLPLAAVALVLAIGVSRVAVSAHSGAEVVAGLLIGGLSVLLFLWTSRKDGAPRLRVSPWLLGALALGLALLVHAGDPSFVEGTIRRVAYHFGSGAGLCELAGRVFPGTRG, encoded by the coding sequence ATGTTCGCCACCGCCAGCGGCGCCATCACCCATCTGGGCAGCAGCAGCCTTCTCGTTCCGCTTTCCGCCCTCTACGCCACCGCCCTCTGGCGGCACCATTCGGCGCCGCTGGCGCTGCGCTGGCTGCTGGCGCTGTCGCTCTGCCTCGGTGCCATGGTGGTGCTGAAGCTGGTGGGGCATGGCTGCGGCCTGCCTGACTTTCCGCTGTTTCCCTCGCTGTTCGCCGGCGACCGCTTCGTCAGCCCCAGCGGTCATGCCGCCTTCGCCGCCGTCTTCTACGGATCGGTGGCGGCGCTGGCGGCGCGCAACGCCGGCTCCGTCTGGCTCAGGGTCGGGCTGCCGCTGGCGGCGGTCGCGCTGGTGCTGGCCATCGGCGTGTCCCGTGTCGCGGTGTCGGCCCATTCGGGTGCGGAGGTGGTGGCCGGTCTGCTGATCGGCGGCCTGTCGGTCCTGCTGTTCCTGTGGACCAGCCGCAAGGACGGCGCGCCGCGCCTGCGCGTGTCGCCCTGGCTGCTGGGGGCGCTGGCGCTCGGCCTCGCCCTGCTGGTCCATGCCGGCGACCCCTCCTTCGTCGAGGGGACCATCCGCCGCGTGGCATACCATTTCGGCAGCGGCGCCGGACTGTGCGAGCTGGCCGGCCGGGTCTTCCCAGGCACCCGCGGATAA
- a CDS encoding PleD family two-component system response regulator — MSARVLVVDDVLPNVKLLAAKLTREYFNVLTAYNGPDALEMVRRESPDIVLLDVMMPGMDGFEVCEKIRSDPATMHIPVVMVTALSDIADRVRGLEAGADDFLTKPVNDIALFARVRSLVRLKMMMDEWRLRESTSGQFGVIERSGTMLSESFEHATVLVLEDSMLDLEKVTETLRRDHNTVMSADTCAKALERALGSELDLVVVSLTLLNEDGLRLCSQLRSHERTRQVPILLMVDEGDLAQVAKGLELGANDYVVKPVDRNELLARARTQIRRKRYQERLRSNYEQSLSMALTDSLTGVFNRRYVNAHLPRLLERAIDSHKPVSVLMFDIDHFKVVNDTYGHTIGDEVLREVSTRASRNLRTFDLVARLGGEEFVVILPDTDGEAALIVAERLRSRIADTPFAVSADRGEINVTVSIGISIGGRLGDTAEGLIRRADEALYEAKRSGRNCVIADARADRVEG; from the coding sequence ATGTCCGCGCGTGTCCTTGTCGTCGATGACGTCCTGCCCAATGTGAAGCTGCTCGCGGCGAAACTGACGCGCGAGTACTTCAATGTGCTGACGGCGTACAACGGGCCGGACGCGCTGGAGATGGTGCGGCGGGAATCGCCGGACATCGTCCTGCTGGATGTGATGATGCCGGGCATGGACGGCTTCGAGGTTTGCGAGAAGATCCGCTCCGATCCCGCCACCATGCACATCCCCGTGGTGATGGTGACGGCGCTGTCCGACATCGCCGACCGCGTGCGCGGGCTGGAGGCCGGCGCCGACGATTTCCTGACCAAGCCGGTGAATGACATCGCGCTGTTCGCGCGCGTGCGCTCGCTGGTCCGCCTGAAGATGATGATGGACGAATGGCGCCTGCGCGAAAGCACGTCCGGCCAGTTCGGCGTCATCGAACGCAGCGGCACCATGCTGAGCGAATCCTTCGAGCACGCAACCGTGCTGGTGCTGGAGGATTCCATGCTCGACCTGGAGAAGGTGACGGAGACGCTGCGGCGCGACCACAACACGGTGATGTCGGCCGACACCTGCGCCAAGGCGCTGGAGCGCGCGCTGGGCAGCGAGCTGGACCTCGTGGTGGTCAGTCTGACCCTGCTGAACGAGGATGGGCTGCGGCTCTGTTCGCAGCTGCGCTCGCACGAGCGGACGCGGCAGGTGCCGATCCTGCTGATGGTGGACGAGGGCGATCTGGCGCAGGTGGCCAAAGGGCTGGAACTCGGCGCCAACGACTATGTCGTCAAGCCGGTCGACCGGAACGAGCTGCTGGCCCGCGCCCGCACCCAGATCCGGCGCAAGCGCTACCAGGAACGGCTGCGCTCCAATTACGAGCAGAGCCTGTCGATGGCGCTGACCGACAGCCTGACCGGCGTCTTCAACCGCCGTTACGTCAACGCCCATCTGCCGCGGTTGCTGGAGCGCGCCATCGACAGCCACAAGCCGGTGTCGGTGCTGATGTTCGACATCGACCACTTCAAGGTCGTGAACGACACCTATGGCCACACCATCGGCGACGAGGTGCTGCGCGAGGTGTCGACGCGCGCCAGCCGCAACCTGCGCACCTTCGATCTCGTCGCCCGGCTGGGCGGCGAGGAGTTCGTGGTCATCCTGCCGGACACCGACGGGGAGGCCGCGCTGATCGTCGCCGAGCGCCTGCGCTCGCGCATCGCCGACACCCCTTTCGCCGTGTCGGCCGACCGCGGCGAGATCAACGTGACCGTCTCAATCGGAATCTCCATCGGCGGCCGGCTGGGCGACACCGCCGAGGGACTGATCCGCCGCGCCGACGAGGCGCTGTACGAGGCGAAGCGGTCGGGCCGCAATTGCGTCATCGCCGACGCGCGCGCCGATCGGGTGGAGGGGTAA
- a CDS encoding response regulator, protein MSAEPGGPSLAGGKPTKTVLIVEDNELNMKLFHDLLEAHGYDTLQTRDGMDAMRLARQHRPDLILMDIQLPEVSGLEVTRWIKDDPDLKSIPVVAVTAFAMKGDEEKIRQGGCEDYVAKPISVVKFLETVKKFLG, encoded by the coding sequence ATGTCAGCGGAGCCGGGCGGTCCATCCTTGGCCGGTGGTAAGCCGACGAAGACCGTCCTCATCGTCGAGGACAACGAGCTGAACATGAAGCTCTTTCATGACCTGCTCGAAGCGCACGGCTACGACACGCTGCAAACCCGCGACGGCATGGATGCGATGCGGCTGGCCCGGCAGCACCGTCCCGACCTGATCCTGATGGACATCCAACTGCCCGAAGTGTCGGGGCTGGAGGTCACCCGCTGGATCAAGGACGATCCGGACCTGAAATCGATCCCCGTCGTCGCTGTCACCGCCTTCGCGATGAAGGGTGACGAGGAGAAGATCCGTCAGGGCGGATGCGAGGATTATGTGGCGAAGCCCATTTCAGTCGTGAAGTTTCTCGAGACCGTCAAGAAGTTTCTTGGGTGA
- a CDS encoding GGDEF domain-containing protein, translated as MNAIVAALDLKHHASDRFDVPVGWSPVALASRVGLLRGTERQTLDETIALLSEAKETIAELQERIAYLESLTMTDELTGLLNRRGFYSHFRRELASARRNGSAGGLLVMIDLDGFKAINDTHGHVAGDAYLRQVARMIVGNVRQEDVVARLGGDEFAVLLTNTDTATGLARARQLAAIADATHVEWGGHSLPVRFSVGTQPYGAEDSEDEVMRRADAMMYGAKGARRRDAKRRTKRVA; from the coding sequence ATGAACGCCATCGTCGCCGCCCTGGACCTGAAGCATCACGCCTCCGACCGTTTCGACGTGCCGGTGGGCTGGTCGCCGGTCGCGCTGGCTTCGCGCGTCGGGCTTCTGCGGGGGACCGAGCGCCAGACGCTGGACGAGACGATCGCGCTGCTCTCCGAGGCCAAGGAGACGATCGCCGAGTTGCAGGAGCGCATCGCCTACCTCGAAAGCCTGACGATGACGGACGAGCTGACCGGCCTCTTGAACCGGCGCGGCTTCTACAGCCACTTCCGCCGCGAACTGGCGTCGGCCCGCCGCAACGGGTCCGCCGGCGGCCTGCTGGTCATGATCGACCTGGACGGGTTCAAGGCGATCAACGACACCCACGGCCATGTCGCCGGCGACGCCTATCTGCGGCAGGTCGCGCGCATGATCGTCGGCAATGTCCGCCAGGAGGACGTGGTTGCCCGGCTGGGCGGCGACGAGTTCGCCGTGCTGCTGACCAACACCGATACCGCCACCGGCCTCGCCCGCGCCCGCCAGCTGGCGGCCATCGCCGACGCCACCCATGTGGAATGGGGCGGGCACAGCCTGCCGGTCCGCTTCTCCGTCGGTACCCAGCCCTATGGTGCCGAGGACAGCGAGGACGAGGTGATGCGCCGCGCCGACGCCATGATGTACGGCGCCAAGGGTGCCCGCCGCCGCGACGCCAAGCGCCGGACCAAGCGGGTTGCCTGA
- a CDS encoding 2-hydroxyacid dehydrogenase, translated as MTSPAETPPDTAARPVVLLTRRLPDAVEARASRDYRAVLNPEDRAFSGAEIAARAAEAGADAVLCCAGDRLDAAAIAALPERVRVLATFSVGTDHIDLEAARARGLTVTNTPDVLTDATADIALLLLLGAARRASEGERMIRANAWTGWTPTQLMGTHVGAKRLGIVGMGRIGQAVAARARAFGMAIHYSNRRRLPPELELGATYHADPEEMLPVCDVLSLHFPATVETRHWLNTERIGRLPPGAILVNTARGSVVDDAAVIAALKSGRLAAAGLDVFENEPNLHPGYRDLPNAFLLPHLGSATVETRNAMGFKALDNIDAVMAGRPAPDRVV; from the coding sequence ATGACAAGCCCTGCCGAGACCCCGCCGGACACCGCCGCCCGTCCGGTGGTGCTGCTGACCCGCCGCCTTCCCGATGCGGTGGAGGCGCGGGCGTCGCGCGATTACCGGGCGGTCCTCAACCCGGAAGACCGGGCGTTCAGCGGGGCTGAGATCGCCGCCCGCGCCGCGGAGGCGGGGGCCGACGCCGTTCTGTGCTGTGCCGGCGACCGGCTCGACGCCGCCGCCATCGCCGCCCTGCCGGAGCGGGTGCGGGTGCTGGCGACCTTCTCCGTCGGGACCGACCACATCGACCTGGAGGCGGCGCGCGCCCGCGGCCTGACCGTCACCAACACGCCCGACGTGCTGACCGACGCCACCGCCGACATCGCCCTGCTTCTCCTGCTGGGTGCGGCGCGCCGCGCGTCGGAGGGGGAACGGATGATCCGGGCGAATGCCTGGACCGGCTGGACCCCGACCCAGCTGATGGGAACCCATGTCGGGGCCAAGCGGTTGGGCATCGTCGGGATGGGCCGCATCGGTCAGGCGGTGGCGGCCCGCGCCCGCGCCTTCGGCATGGCGATCCACTACAGCAACCGCCGCCGCCTGCCCCCGGAGCTGGAGCTGGGCGCCACCTACCACGCCGACCCGGAGGAGATGCTGCCGGTCTGCGATGTGCTGTCGCTCCACTTCCCCGCCACGGTGGAAACCCGCCATTGGCTGAATACCGAGCGGATCGGGCGGCTGCCGCCGGGGGCCATCCTGGTCAACACCGCCCGCGGCAGCGTGGTGGACGACGCCGCGGTGATCGCCGCGCTGAAGAGCGGACGGTTGGCGGCGGCCGGGCTCGACGTGTTCGAGAACGAGCCGAACCTGCATCCCGGCTATCGCGACCTGCCCAACGCCTTCCTGCTTCCGCATCTGGGCAGCGCCACGGTGGAGACGCGCAACGCCATGGGCTTCAAGGCCCTGGACAACATCGACGCGGTGATGGCCGGCCGGCCGGCGCCCGACCGGGTGGTGTAA